In one Solanum dulcamara chromosome 1, daSolDulc1.2, whole genome shotgun sequence genomic region, the following are encoded:
- the LOC129887921 gene encoding salt stress-induced hydrophobic peptide ESI3, with amino-acid sequence MGSETFLEVVLAIILPPVGVFLRYGCGVELWICVLLTILGYIPGIIYALYVLVG; translated from the exons ATGGGTTCCGAAACATTTCTTGAAGTCGTCCTTGCTATCATTCTTCCTCCTGTTGGTGTTTTCCTCCGTTATGGCTGTGGT GTGGAGTTATGGATATGTGTGTTGCTGACAATTCTGGGATACATACCGGGCATTATTTATGCACTCTATGTGTTAGTTGGATAG